The Blastopirellula sediminis sequence CAGACGCATCTCCGGCAAAACGGCGCATTTCCCACGGTCAAGAGTTTCCCCCATGATCGACATCACCACTCTTTTCGCCTGGTTCGTGATGACGCTTCTTTTTTGCGTGATCGTCGTGGCGATCGTCGCGCTCGGCTCTTTGCCGGGGCGAATCGCCAAGCAGCGGCATCATCCGCATAGCGACGCCGTGAACGCCGCCAGTTGGATTGGACTGGCGCTCGGGGGCGTGTTTTGGCCGCTGGCGCTTGTCTGGGCCTTTATGTCGTTTGATAAATCGAGCGGGGCGAAAGCGGACGCCGGCAATTCGGCGGCGGAGCTGGCGTCGCTGCGCAAGCAGGTGGAACAGTTGCAAGCGGAACTGCGGTCGCACCAGGGAAGCGGCGGTTAGTCGAACGCATTAGGACTGGGAGCTTCGAACGATGATTGCAGTCTTTACGCTGCTCTATATAGCCGGCATCTGGCTCTTCTACGTCAAAATGAAAGTCGCACCAAAGCCGACCAACCTGGCTGTGTGCGCCGTGATCGGCGTGGTCGCGATCGGCGCGATTGTGATTCTGTGGCGGTTTTCGGCGCCGATGTCGAGCCAGGTGGTCGTGAATCGCCATGCGATTCAGATTGTGCCGCAAGTGCAGGGGCCTATCACCAAAATCGTCGCGCAGCCAAACGTTCCCTTGAAAAAGGGAGAGGACGTGCTGTTCGAGATCCAGAAGGATACGTACGAGTTCGCGCTGGAGCAATGCCAGGCGGCGCTGGCCGCTTCGGAGAAATTGGTCGAGCAGCAACAAGCCGCGATCAAAGTGGCCGACGCGACGCTGCAACAGGCGCAGGCCGAGATGGGGGTCGCGAAAGCCGATCTAACCGCCAAGGAGGCGTCGAACGAAAAGACGCCAGGCGCCGTTAGCCAATTGGAGTTGGCGGAACTCCGTCAGCAACTAGCGGGGGAAGAAGCGGCGGTGCGGAAAGCGAGTTTCAGCAAAGAGGAAGCGACGTTCGCATTGGACGTCGCCACCGCGCAAGTCGACGGGGCGAAAGCGAAGCTCGCCACCGCCGAGTTCAATCTGAGCCAATGCACCGTCTACGCGCCGGCCGATGGTTTCGTCACCAATTGGCAGGTTCGCGAAGGATCGATGGTGGTGCCGTTGCCGCTGGCGCCAATGGGAACGTTTATTGATACGTCGGACCTCGACGTCGTCGGCGTCTATAGCCAGAACGTGGTGAAGAACGTCAAGCCGGGGGACAAGGTTGAGATAGCCTTCAAGAATCATCCGGGACAGATTTTCCAGGGAACGGTCGACGCGGTGATCGCGGCGAGCGGAGAAGGGCAGTTCGTCACGTCTGGCCAACTGGTCGACGTTTCCGATATTCGTTCCAGCGGCAAGTTTGCGGTCAAAATCAAGCTGGACGACGAGACGATGGTTCATGAGCTGCCGATGGGCACGGCCGGCGTGACCGCCATTTATACCGACACCGGCAAGCCGTTTCATGTGATCAGCAAGGTCACGATTCGCATCAAAACGTGGATGTACTATCTGTTGCCGTTTTAGGCCTACGGCTTGAAAACTCGCGGCATTGGTGTTGCGTCTCCAGTGTTTTTTTCTTCGCCAATTGCTCGACAAGATTGGCGTCGAAAGTTCATTCGCGCAAGGTCGAGATTCTCGGTTACTCGGACCTTTCCGCGGCCGATCGATTGATCGTCGCGATCGCATTTTGCGCTGCGGTTCGTGCCGGTTCATATCGGGACGCTTCCGCGACTTGTTGCAGCAGTGAGATCGCGGAAGCCGCGTCCGCTCCAATCATTCCCAGGGCGTTGCAGAGCATGATTTGATCGTCATCGAGGAGGACGCCGTCGGCCTGATTGTCGAGAAAGCTCTCCAGCGATTTCATCAGCGGCTCGGTAAGCCAAGCGGGATCGACGATCGAGTCGTACTGCGTCATTTCCCAGGGAATTTGCCAACCGATCGGCTCCCACGGTTCGAGTCCTCGCAGCAGGTCCAGCGTGAGCTCTTCGAGCATATAAATCCAGCGATCAAGCGTTTGCTTATCTTCCGCGGAAATGAAGTGCCGCCCGTGGAAGTGCGGTTCGTGAGGGGGCTGAGTCAGCAGGCGGGCGCCGCGCGTCATGTCCCAGATCAAGTGAATCGTATCGCGATCGACATGCGGTTGATTCAGCAGGGGCGCAGCAAAGTAGATCGCTTTCACGATCTCCGAAAAGTACGCCTTGCGGATGCCGGAATAGGGACGCAAGTTGCCGATGAAGTTATCCGGTTCATCCGCAAGGTAGTTGTTATGCTTCTGCAGTAGAAGGATCGCGTCGTCTATGTTCATTGGACTTTCGTTGGCCTTGGGGTGGGAGCAAATGAGAAATGCCCCGCCCCATGGGAATCGATAGTCTCGCTTGTCCTGCGAACAATTTCAAGAATCACTCTTCGATGGATCGAAGGTGCAAATTAGCTCGCCGCTGCGGTGACGCCGCTGGTCAGCAGGTTGAGCAGCGTATCCGACGTGGAACTGCGGGGGTTGTTCGACATCCGTTCGGCGTTCACTTCCTGGACGATCGCTTCGATCTGCGGGCGAGAGGTAATGCCGGCCGCTTGCAGCGAAGTGGGGCAGCCGAGCTTGGCGATGAAGCTGTCGATTTTTTGACTCGCTTCGTCTAACGTACGACTCGCCAACAGATCGACGATTCGATCGATCTGTCGACGTACGAACGAAACGCCGCGCGGGTCGGAGCAGTCTTCCGCTTGGACCGAGCCGTTGTACTGGAGCATACGGCTGAGCGTCATCGCGACCGCCATGCCGTGCGGATATCCATGTCGCGACGTGATCGCATACGAAATCGCATGCGGCGCCGTGGTGCGGCTGATGTTGATCGCTTTGCCGGCCAGGTGCGAAGCGTGACTCATTGCGCGCCGCGCTTCGGCGTTTGGAGCATGCACCGCGGTCGGCAGATGTTCCAGGATCAGCGGCAAAGCTTCACTGGCGTAGGCGATCGATTCTTCGGTGCTGCCGACCGCCCAGAGCGATTCGATCGCCTGGCAAAAGGCGTCGAGTCCGGTGGCGGCCGTAATCGAGCGGGGGAGACTGCGGGTCAGTTCGCTGTCGACGACGACGAAGCCTGGAAGCAGATTCGGATGAGCGAGCGAGAACTTTTCGTTCTGGATGTAGACGACGGCGAAATGGGTCGCCTCGCTGCCGGTTCCGGCGGTGGTGGGTACGGCGACGAGCGGAACGTCGAAATCGGCGAGCGGCGCTTCGCCCCGAATGAGCATCTTCGCCGGTTGCGTTTGCTGCGAGAGCGCGGCGATCAACTTGGCGATATCGATGGCGGTCCCGCCGCCGACGGCGATGATCACGTCGGACTGCGACTCGCAAAAGAGTTGAACGGCGCGCTCTACGTCCGGCAGTTTCGGATTCAGTTCAAACTTGCTGAACCAGGTTGTCGAGCGCTTCGCGAAACTGGGCTGCAGCGCCGCTTCGGCGCCAGAGGAAACGAAGGCGGTCTCGTCAATGACGACGAAGGGACGTTCCGAATTCAGGTTCGCTAGGATCGATTCGACTTCGCGGATCGATCCGTCGTACAGATAAGTCGTAGGTTGTCGCATCGAGCGGTCGTCGTTTTGCAGAGCGAAAAGCGAAAGCGGAAAAGGTACGCGGCGATTAAGCGGGGCGAAGTTGCGTTTCGTCGAGCTTCAGGTCCCACATTTTGCGATCGTCGCGTTGAACCCACTCGGCATGGAGCGTCGCTGGAGTGCGGGTCATATCCGCTTCCAGGCGAAGCCACACGTGCGGGATCGCGGCGCCTTTGATGAGATCAGGATGAGCAACGTTCAGGCTGGGGATCGTTCGATCGTGGATCGGGGAAACGATGAACTGATGGATCGGATAGCCTGCCTGACCTGTCGTTTTATATCGTAACAATCGGCTGCAGTGAATATCTCCGCCGATCAAAACGACGCCGGTGATTCGCTGCTGGCCGATAAAATCGAACAGGGCGTCCCGCTCGTAGGTGTACGTGCCCCAGTCATCCGACTCGGTGTTTTCCTTGTCGTCCCAGATCATGCCGCAGGCGATGACCTTAAATGGCGCCGTCGAGCTGGCTAATCCTTCCTTGAGCCATTCCCACTGCCGTTTGCCAAGGAGCGTCGGCTTTTCCGGATCGACCGGCGACGGTTCGGTCCGCGAAAACCAGCGGGTGTCGAGCAGGAAGACTTCCATCCCCCCGTAGCGGAACTTGGTATAGATCCCTTCGTCGTCGTGACCAAACGCTTCGTTGGCGTGATACTCGACGAACGCGCGACGGGTATTCTCTTTTCCTGGGACGCGGCCATCGGTGTCGTTGCCAGCGAAATCATGATCGTCCCAGGTCGCCCAGACAGGCGTATGCCGAATCAGCGCGGCTAGCTCCGGCACCTGCAGGAACGTTCGTTGTTTGGTGCGCGCCGTTTCGAGCTTGGTCGAGTCGATGTAGGGAGTGTCGCCGAGGAGCACCAAGCCTTGGGCGCCGCGTTCTTCCATCTGCGACCACAACGACGACGGTTTCATGTCGGCACACGAGCCGAACGCCAGACAAGTCTGTTCACGGCGATCGGCAGGGGGCGCGGTAATCAAGTAGCACTCGTCGGGCGATGCGGCGGCGCCTTCGATTGCGTATTGATAACGCGTGGCCGGCTTCAGGTTTTCGACCTGCCAAGTCAGGCAGAGATCGTTGTCGAGCGTCGCTTCGGCATCGATCGACTGCGATTTTCCCTCTCCCTGCGCTTCGCGAATCTGCAGCCGGTATTTGCCGGGTGCCGCCGGGCGATACCAGACTTTAGCGGTCGTCTCGGAGACATGTCCGACCATCGGACCAACCGTATCGCCGGAGGTGGGAGCCGCGGCAATGGCCGTAGCGGCGAGCGTGCCGCTGGCCAGCGTGGCGGTGAAGGTACGGCGGTTAAGGAGATGATCGGTCATAGGAGAGAGACGTTCTGTTTTGGGTAGGTGCGTGCCGGCCAGTCGTGTCGGCGCGCAGGCAATACGTTGGTTTACGGCAGTTGCACGACTTCGTGCCCCAGGTCCTCGCCAGATCGTGATGTGAAGTTTTGGTGAACAGCTTGACGCGCGACCGTCACGCCAGGGATAAATGGTTTACGAAAGTTGACTTGTAATCAACAAAGAATAGATTAACCAAGTGTGAAGTTTTCGTCCAGCTTTTCATTTTGCGAAAAGTTGACCTGGGGCCTCGATGTCCCCGAGTCGCCAGCGCGGGGGAGTGAGAATAAAGTGAAGAGTCGCCCGTCCGATCCCGCTTCGCAGATCTCAGCCGCCGAAGAGACGTTGCTCGACCATCGCCGTAACGATACTGAAATCGCCTCCTCTGTCTCGTCGGAGATCGACGAGCGGAACCCACGATTTCGTCGATATCAATGGCGCGTCTTGCTGGCGACCATGTTTTGCTATCTCTTCTTTTACACCGGCCGGCAAACCTTCGGCTTCGCGATTCCCGGGATATCCGAAGAGCTCAAGATCACGAAAGAGACGCTCGGTTGGGCGAGCGCCGCACTGCTGTGGGCCTATGCCGTCGGGCAGTTCATCAACGGCGGGCTGGGCGATCGGTTTGGGGGACGGCGGATGATGAGCCTGGGGGCGATTCTGTCGTGCGGGCTCAACTGGATCGTCAGTTTCGGTACCAACGCGACCGAGTTGATCGTGCCTTGGGCGGCAAACGGTTACGCACAGTCGATGGGCTGGGCGCCGGGAAGTCGCGTTTTGTCGAACTGGTGGGGACATTCCGAACGGGGGAAAGCGTATGGCGCGTACGTCTTCGCCGCGGGAATGTCTTCGGTCCTGGCGTTCGCGACTTCGATGTTGATCCTCGAATGGAACCTCAACTGGCGATGGATCTTCCGGTTGCCGGTCCTGTTGTTGTTGGTCGGAGGCGTCAGCTACTACTGGCTCGTGCGAGACAAACCGGAAGAGCTTGGCTTTACGCCCCAGCGCGACGAGGAGCTTCCCAGCGATCAGGAATCTTCGCCGCAAGAGGAAACAGGCTTCGCAGCGCTGGTTCGCCGATATCGAAACGTCTTTTCGTGCATGCCGTTTTTGGTGGCGGCGGTTGCGATTGGATTTCAGAGCATGGCCCGCTACGGACTGTTGATCTGGGTGCCGGTTCATTTTCTCGGTGAAGACTGGAAAAACTCCGATACGAAGTGGATCAGCATCGCGCTGCCGATCGGCATGGCGCTCGGCGCGATGGCGAGCGGATGGATTTCGGACGTCTGGCTGAAAGGGAACCGCTCGCGGGTGATCTTTTTGTTTATGTCGGCGGCTGCTGCTTGCTCTGTGGCAATGTTCCTGCTGCCGAAGCATCATCCCTTGGGGATTCCGATTCTGTTTTTGACCGGCTTTTTCGCCTATGGTCCGCAATCGGCGTTTTGGGCGCTCTGCCCCGATTTGCTCGGAAGAAAGAACGCCGGGACCGGAACCGGCGTGCTGAATAGTTTCGCTTATGGGTTCGCCGGCTTTGGCGAGCCGCTGATCGGCTATTTGATTGACTCGAGCGGGAACACGTCGATCATTTTTGCGGTGGTCGCGAGCGCTTGCATCGCCGGAGCGTTGTTGTCGCTGGGGATTCGCAAGTAGGCGAACGCTATTCGTTCGGCGATTGGAAGACGCAGAGAACAACGGCGGGGCGTTTGCTTGAATTGATCAGACGGTGGGGAATTCGAGCGTCGAAATAAAGGCAATCGCCCGAGTCGAGCTTATGCTTTTCGCCGTCGTATTCGAATTCGACCGACCCGCTTTGGACCATCAAGAACTCTTCGCCCAGATGTCCGAGCGCTTCTTCCCGCGCGACGCCGGGGGGCATCGTGATCAGAAAGGGATCCATCGATCGTGATTTGCGGCGATGAGCGAGCGACTCATAAACCGAAGTATTGGTCGTCGACTTATCTCGTTCGACCACCTTGCGCTCGTTCTTGCGAATGATCGCCAGCGACGGCTTGTCGTCGAGCCCTTCGACCAGTTTCGAAAGGGGAACGTTCAACGCTTGGGCGATTTGGGCGAGCGCCGGGAGCGAAGGAGTGACCCGGAAGTTCTCGACCTTCGAGAGCCAACTGCGGGTCAAACCGGTGCGCGACGCAACTTCTTCCAGCGTAAGTCGCTGGTCGATGCGATGAGAGCGAATGCGTTCGGCGAGTTCGACGAGATTCATGGCAAGATTATAGCCAGCGGAATCAGCCGCACAACAAGCGCAAAACGGCTAGCCAAGCAAAAAATGAGGCCACCGATCGGGCCTTTTTTGATCACTGGCGGAATGAAAATGCAGGGAGACCGACTAGTCGCCCACCTTCTTGCCGATCGTCATGACCTTGTCGTCAATTTCGAGGTTACGCGCCCGCGCGGCGGTTGGATTGACCTCGACGGCGAGCGTTCCGGCGTCATCCATGAAGAAACCGATCGCGGCGCCGCAGGCCGTGACGTTGGCGCCTTCGCCGACGATCAAGATCGGCTGGCCGGCGGTCGCTTTCGCTGCTGCGGCGACAGCCTCTCGCTTCGCACCAGGCAGGTAAAGGAGATGAGCGCCGTGGAAACTGTGCATGTCGCCGATTCGCTCCAGCACAATCTTGCGTTGTTGAATCGACTTCTTCTCGACCACCTTGTCGAGCAGTCCGCCCAGGTCATCCGCGCCGACGATCACAACCTTGTAGGGCGAATGTTCGTCCGTGTGCGTTTCGGGCGGCCAGGTCGAACCGCGCAGCAACGAATAGATGTAGGCGGTCTTCACTTTCGCTTCGACCGACTGCGCGAAGACTTGCTGAGGAAAACTGACGCTGACGATTCCGGCGATCGCGAGGATCAGCCGGCGAGTCGCAACTGGGAGGAAACGGTTCATCGTATGGCAGTGGAAGAGGGAAGCGGAAGGTTGGGCGGTGGAGGGGAGCCCGCCTGAGGACGCTTCGAAAAGGTAGCTTTCAGCGCTTGCGTGGCAATCGGCGATCGGGAGAATGGCCGAGCAAACGAGAGAAGCTGCGACATTCCGCACCGAAAGCGTCGCCAGCTAGACGGGCTGTTCAGCTCGCGATTGTTGTGTAGGTCTCTATGGGGGGCAGGGCGTTGCGCGGAAATAGACGTGGCGACGTCGCCGCCTCCTCCCCGTCTCTACTAGTCGCAGCACGACTGACGAAAGACGCCGCGCAGTTGGAGCTCGATTTGCAGGTCGCTCACTTCCTTCTCGAGCGCCGCCTGACGTGCGCGACAGGCCTGCAGTTCTTCCAGCAGCAGCTGAATCGCTTCCGCCGCCGGCCCGTCTGAGAGATTCGACTGAAGTTCGGCCAGACGTTCGCAACGCGCGGCGGACAACTGAGCGGGACTGGGGCAAGAATCGGCGGACATGTCGAACAACTTGGTTGAGTGAGCGTGGCTTAATTCCTCTAGTCAACATAAGCCGCCGCCAGCGCCGCGGCAAGCGGAAGGCGTGTCGCCTATCGGTCGAGGACCGTATGCAGGAACTGCTGTGTGCGGGCTTCTTGCGATACAGGCGGAAGCGGAAGCGCCGACCAGAAGCACGTCGCGCGATTGCGACGTGCATGATGGGGGGAGACTTAACGGCGCCCTGGAAGAAGAAGTCGCTTAGTTCAGCGAGAACCGGGCGGTCCGATCATGAGCGACGACTTCTTGCGACACCTTCGGCGCTTCGTCGGTCAACGCAAAGTCGAAGACGTTGGAGCCCGGTTCGATCACGGCGATCAAACCCGAGGTCGGGCCGTCTCCGTAATGTTCCGGCAGCAAGTCGATGACATGCATCGAGCGGAAGTCATGGTGACCGTGCCAACGTCGGCGATCACGGCGCGTCTCGTCGCCATGTTCGGCCCAATCATCGCCGCGAACGGCGATCTCGTGGTCGCGATCAATTCGGTCGTTGCAGCGATCGCCCCAACCGTTGCCGTGATCAGCCCAGTCGCCCCCTTCATTGACTCGTTTGACGATCGTGACGGCGTACTTGCCGATCGGCAGCGCCTGGTCCATCCGCGAGTAAAGTCGGTAGCGTCCTTCGTTGTCGGTCTGGCCGTACAACGATTCGGACATGCCGCGGCACTTGAAAGTAATGAACGCGTTCGAAACCGGCTCACCGCGGTACGTCACAATTCCTTCAACCGTGGCGGGTTCGGGCTCGGCGCTGGCCGCGTGAAGGCGGAGAAGGACCAAAAGCCCCCCCAGAAGCAGCGCACCAGCAAACGTAGAAGCATGTCGAAGCATATCGTCTCTTTCCTGTTCCAAGAGGGTTTAACGACATCACCTATATAAACAATTCCCGCCAAAAAAGTTTCGCAATTGTTAACCCAACATTCGAAAAGAACTCGAAATGCCCGATTACTGCGGGAAATACGATCCAGACGATGAGCTGCCAATCGTTCGCGTTGTAAACGAATCGAAAGCGCGTTAGGGTGACGCTGGCACTTTTTAAAGCCGCCGTTGCGGCCGGCAATGGTAAACATCAGGCCAAACGTTCCGATCAGACAGGAAAGTGATCCACTTCAAGCGATGACAGAGTCTTCCCCCCAGGCGGAAAACGAAAGGGAGTCCCCTCGTTTGCGTCGTCCTGAAAAACAGGACGCTCAGTCGTTGTGGAAATTGGTGTGCGCGGACGAAACGCTCGATAGAAATTCCTGTTATCTCTATTTGCTCCAGACTACCGAGTTTTCCGACTCGTGCGTCGTCGCGGAACTCGGCGGCGAAATCGTCGGTTGTGCGACCGGTTTCCGCCCTCCGAAACGCCCCCGATCGTTGTTCGTCTGGCAGATTCTCGTTGCGCCGAACGCGCGCGGCAAAAAGCTGGCCAAGCGGATGTTGTCGTACCTGGTGCGGCATGGGGGTGGGGTACAGTTCGTCGAGGCGACCATCACCCCATCCAATGCGGCGTCGCGAGGTTTGTTCGCCTCGTTGGCGTCCCAACTGGGAGCGGCGATTGAATACTCGCCCTGCTTTGAGGCCTCTGACTTTGGCGCTTCCGGCCATGAAGCGGAAGAGCTGGTTCGGGTGGGCCCCATCTCGCCGAAAGAATGAATCGGTTTCGGCACCGGTAAGCCACGCCGAGGGGCGGCTACTGGTTGTCCCGTCGTCTCGGGGAGGATGCCGTTCCTAGCGGCTAGGCCATATCCCGTGCGGCGATAAGTCGCGTTATGATTACCCAAACGGCCGGCCCCAACGATGAGGTGGTCAAGACGCTGCCGCCGCTAACTATCGCCGAAGATGCGCTCGACAAGGGGCTGAATATTCTGGCCGATTCAGTGCGCGAAGTATTGGGAACTCCCAAGCGTAAGCCGGCCCAAACGATGGCGACCGCCGACTGGGCGAGTCCGTCGTAATTTCTTTCCATTTCACTACTGCGCGCTCCTGATCGGGGCGCGTTTTCGAGGAGTAAGCGCACTTTGATTATCAAGAAGTTGAGTGATGTCGTTGGAACGGAAGCCGAAGTCGTATCGGAAAACTGGATCAGCCGCCGCTTGTTGCTGAAGAAGGACAAGATGGGGTTCTCACTGCACGACACCATCATCAAGGCCGGAACCACCACCAAGATCCACTACCAGAACCACCTGGAAGCGGTTTATTGCATCGAAGGCAAGGGGAAGGTGGAGTTGGTCGATTCGGGCGAAGTCTTTGAAATCGAAGCCGGTACCGTTTACGCCCTCGATCAGCACGACAAGCACCTCCTCTCGGCTGAAGTCGACATGCGTCTGGTCTGCGTCTTCAATCCGCCGATCGCGGGAACCGAAAAGCACGATGAAAACGGCGTCTTTCCGGCATGCCTGGACTAGCGATCGCCACAGAAAAGAGTCGTCGCTTGAAGTGACGTGCGTGTCGATCGAACCGACATTCAAGCGAACGACGCAGGGGTGAATCGCCGCGTGAGTTGCCGTTTTTCCGGCATTTCGACGCGGGAGGCGAATCTTGTCGCACCGGCACAGCATGTGCTTTTAGATCGGCCCATACTGGCCTGCGCCTACTCGTACCGGATCGCGTCGGCGCGCGATCCGGTCGAGTTGGCCGCTATTCTTACTCCGCCAGGTTGACCGTGACGGTCTTATTCTCGAGATAAGCGTCGAGACCCGCGGCGCCCAGTTCGCGTCCGAGGCCTGACATCTTGAAGCCGCCAAACGGAGCGGCGGTATCAAAGACGTCGTAGCAGTTGACCCAAACGGTTCCGGCGCGAACTTCCGATGCGAAGCGGTGCGCCTTCTTCACGTCTTTGGTCCAAACCGCCGCGGCCAATCCGTAGAACGAATTGTTCGCACGGTGGATGATGTCGTCCTGCCCTTTGAAGCGGAGGACCGACATGACCGGGCCAAAGATTTCGTCGGTGGCGATCTTCATGTCGTCGGTGACGTCGGCGAAGAGAGTCGGTTCGACGTAGAAGCCTTTGTCGCCGAATCGCTTGCCGCCGCTCAGCAGTTTGGCGCCTTGCTTCTTGCCGAGATCGACGTAGCTGAGAATCTTGTCCATCTGACGCTGATCGACCTGCGGACCTTGCTCGGTCGACATGTCGAGCGGATCACCCAGCTTGCGATCGTGGTTCATGCTGGCGACCCGTTCGCAGAATTCGTCGTAGATCGAATCTTCGACGTAAACGCGGCTGCCGGCGGTGCAGCATTGACCTTGGTTGAAGTACAAGCCGAAGTGGGAGCCTTCGATCGCCGCGTCGAGGTCGGCGTCGGCGAAGACGACGTTCGGGCTCTTGCCGCCTAGTTCAAACGTCACCCGCTTCATTGTGTCGGCGGCGTTCTTCATGATGATCTGGGCGGTGGTGTGTTCGCCGGTGAAGGCGATCTTGTCGACGCCGTGATGTTTGACCAATGCGCCGCCGGCGGTCGGACCGAAGCCCGGCACAACGTTGATCACACCGTCCGGAATGCCCGCCTCTTGCGCCAGTTGCGCCATCCGCAAGCAGGTGAGCGGCGTTTGCTCGGCCGGCTTCATCACGATCGTGCAGCCCGAGGCGAGCGCCGGTCCCCATTTCCAGGCGGTCATCAGCATCGGGAAGTTCCACGGGATGATTTGCCCGACGACGCCGACCGGTTCGCGGCGGGTGTAGCAGAAGTATTCGCCGCGGATCGGAATGGTGGCGCCTTGGATCTTGTCAGCCCAGCCGGCGTAGTATTTCAAGCAGTCGATCACCAGCGGCAAGTCGGCGGCGAGTGCGTCTTTGATCGGCTTGCCGTTGTCGAGCGTCTCGAGCGCCGCGAGTTCTTCCTTTTCCTGTTCGATCAGTTCGGCCAGACGATAAATAAGAGCGCCGCGATCGCGGGCGTCCAT is a genomic window containing:
- a CDS encoding phosphonoacetaldehyde reductase gives rise to the protein MRQPTTYLYDGSIREVESILANLNSERPFVVIDETAFVSSGAEAALQPSFAKRSTTWFSKFELNPKLPDVERAVQLFCESQSDVIIAVGGGTAIDIAKLIAALSQQTQPAKMLIRGEAPLADFDVPLVAVPTTAGTGSEATHFAVVYIQNEKFSLAHPNLLPGFVVVDSELTRSLPRSITAATGLDAFCQAIESLWAVGSTEESIAYASEALPLILEHLPTAVHAPNAEARRAMSHASHLAGKAINISRTTAPHAISYAITSRHGYPHGMAVAMTLSRMLQYNGSVQAEDCSDPRGVSFVRRQIDRIVDLLASRTLDEASQKIDSFIAKLGCPTSLQAAGITSRPQIEAIVQEVNAERMSNNPRSSTSDTLLNLLTSGVTAAAS
- a CDS encoding helix-turn-helix domain-containing protein, producing the protein MNLVELAERIRSHRIDQRLTLEEVASRTGLTRSWLSKVENFRVTPSLPALAQIAQALNVPLSKLVEGLDDKPSLAIIRKNERKVVERDKSTTNTSVYESLAHRRKSRSMDPFLITMPPGVAREEALGHLGEEFLMVQSGSVEFEYDGEKHKLDSGDCLYFDARIPHRLINSSKRPAVVLCVFQSPNE
- a CDS encoding aldehyde dehydrogenase family protein — translated: MATISDSRAIASPEVRHTQCFIDGKWVPAMSGKTFATLNPATEEVIAEVAEGDAADIDVAVRAARHAFDSGPWRKMDARDRGALIYRLAELIEQEKEELAALETLDNGKPIKDALAADLPLVIDCLKYYAGWADKIQGATIPIRGEYFCYTRREPVGVVGQIIPWNFPMLMTAWKWGPALASGCTIVMKPAEQTPLTCLRMAQLAQEAGIPDGVINVVPGFGPTAGGALVKHHGVDKIAFTGEHTTAQIIMKNAADTMKRVTFELGGKSPNVVFADADLDAAIEGSHFGLYFNQGQCCTAGSRVYVEDSIYDEFCERVASMNHDRKLGDPLDMSTEQGPQVDQRQMDKILSYVDLGKKQGAKLLSGGKRFGDKGFYVEPTLFADVTDDMKIATDEIFGPVMSVLRFKGQDDIIHRANNSFYGLAAAVWTKDVKKAHRFASEVRAGTVWVNCYDVFDTAAPFGGFKMSGLGRELGAAGLDAYLENKTVTVNLAE
- the ectA gene encoding diaminobutyrate acetyltransferase gives rise to the protein MRRPEKQDAQSLWKLVCADETLDRNSCYLYLLQTTEFSDSCVVAELGGEIVGCATGFRPPKRPRSLFVWQILVAPNARGKKLAKRMLSYLVRHGGGVQFVEATITPSNAASRGLFASLASQLGAAIEYSPCFEASDFGASGHEAEELVRVGPISPKE
- a CDS encoding YfiR family protein, with amino-acid sequence MNRFLPVATRRLILAIAGIVSVSFPQQVFAQSVEAKVKTAYIYSLLRGSTWPPETHTDEHSPYKVVIVGADDLGGLLDKVVEKKSIQQRKIVLERIGDMHSFHGAHLLYLPGAKREAVAAAAKATAGQPILIVGEGANVTACGAAIGFFMDDAGTLAVEVNPTAARARNLEIDDKVMTIGKKVGD
- a CDS encoding DUF3302 domain-containing protein — translated: MIDITTLFAWFVMTLLFCVIVVAIVALGSLPGRIAKQRHHPHSDAVNAASWIGLALGGVFWPLALVWAFMSFDKSSGAKADAGNSAAELASLRKQVEQLQAELRSHQGSGG
- a CDS encoding ectoine synthase — translated: MIIKKLSDVVGTEAEVVSENWISRRLLLKKDKMGFSLHDTIIKAGTTTKIHYQNHLEAVYCIEGKGKVELVDSGEVFEIEAGTVYALDQHDKHLLSAEVDMRLVCVFNPPIAGTEKHDENGVFPACLD
- a CDS encoding alkaline phosphatase D family protein; this translates as MTDHLLNRRTFTATLASGTLAATAIAAAPTSGDTVGPMVGHVSETTAKVWYRPAAPGKYRLQIREAQGEGKSQSIDAEATLDNDLCLTWQVENLKPATRYQYAIEGAAASPDECYLITAPPADRREQTCLAFGSCADMKPSSLWSQMEERGAQGLVLLGDTPYIDSTKLETARTKQRTFLQVPELAALIRHTPVWATWDDHDFAGNDTDGRVPGKENTRRAFVEYHANEAFGHDDEGIYTKFRYGGMEVFLLDTRWFSRTEPSPVDPEKPTLLGKRQWEWLKEGLASSTAPFKVIACGMIWDDKENTESDDWGTYTYERDALFDFIGQQRITGVVLIGGDIHCSRLLRYKTTGQAGYPIHQFIVSPIHDRTIPSLNVAHPDLIKGAAIPHVWLRLEADMTRTPATLHAEWVQRDDRKMWDLKLDETQLRPA
- a CDS encoding MFS transporter gives rise to the protein MKSRPSDPASQISAAEETLLDHRRNDTEIASSVSSEIDERNPRFRRYQWRVLLATMFCYLFFYTGRQTFGFAIPGISEELKITKETLGWASAALLWAYAVGQFINGGLGDRFGGRRMMSLGAILSCGLNWIVSFGTNATELIVPWAANGYAQSMGWAPGSRVLSNWWGHSERGKAYGAYVFAAGMSSVLAFATSMLILEWNLNWRWIFRLPVLLLLVGGVSYYWLVRDKPEELGFTPQRDEELPSDQESSPQEETGFAALVRRYRNVFSCMPFLVAAVAIGFQSMARYGLLIWVPVHFLGEDWKNSDTKWISIALPIGMALGAMASGWISDVWLKGNRSRVIFLFMSAAAACSVAMFLLPKHHPLGIPILFLTGFFAYGPQSAFWALCPDLLGRKNAGTGTGVLNSFAYGFAGFGEPLIGYLIDSSGNTSIIFAVVASACIAGALLSLGIRK
- a CDS encoding HlyD family secretion protein codes for the protein MIAVFTLLYIAGIWLFYVKMKVAPKPTNLAVCAVIGVVAIGAIVILWRFSAPMSSQVVVNRHAIQIVPQVQGPITKIVAQPNVPLKKGEDVLFEIQKDTYEFALEQCQAALAASEKLVEQQQAAIKVADATLQQAQAEMGVAKADLTAKEASNEKTPGAVSQLELAELRQQLAGEEAAVRKASFSKEEATFALDVATAQVDGAKAKLATAEFNLSQCTVYAPADGFVTNWQVREGSMVVPLPLAPMGTFIDTSDLDVVGVYSQNVVKNVKPGDKVEIAFKNHPGQIFQGTVDAVIAASGEGQFVTSGQLVDVSDIRSSGKFAVKIKLDDETMVHELPMGTAGVTAIYTDTGKPFHVISKVTIRIKTWMYYLLPF